From the Psychrobacter sp. P11F6 genome, the window GAACAAAAACATCGTAGGCACTCAGTTTGGCGGCAGCCTGTATTCGATGGTGGACCCATTCTATATGATAATGCTGATGCACCAACTGGGCAGCAGTTACGTAGTCTGGGACAAAAGCTCACATATTGAGTTTATTGCCCCTGGTAATAGCAAAGTCACTGCACGCCTAAAAATTCCTAGCAATGAAATCACCACGATTCAGGAATTAGCAAAAGAAGGCGAGCCAGTATTTCGGGAATACCAAGCAGATATCGTCGATGATCAACAAAAAATTATCGCTACCGTCACTAAAACGCTCTATATACGCTTGCGTAAGTACAGCAAATCTAAAGACCAAAATAGCCGTATCGAAAATCTCGATGGTTAGAACTTTAAAGGCAATTTTTAAAACAGTTCTCTAGATTTGTGATTTAAAGCATATTAATTAAAGCGCATTAATTAAAATGACAGAAACAAAAACCCCAATCTGGCATACGCACAGATTGGGGTTTTGTCTTTTTTGGTACTACCCGCTTATTTATATGATAAACCTATGAATAAGGGCTTGTATCTGGCTTTTCACTATTCTATTGCCGAATCGCATAATAGACGGTTCAGCAATAAAGCGATATTAAGCACAATGCTTAAAAGCAGATACTGGATATAATCTAAGCGTTAGCTTTTGGCTTAACAGCTTTAGGTGCACGCGGAGCAAGCTTCTCGCGGATACGTGCTGATTTACCAGAGCGCTCACGTAAGTAGTATAGTTTCGCACGGCGAACAGCGCCACGGCGTTTCACTTCGATGCTATCGATGATTGGTGAATGCAATTGGAATGCACGCTCAACGCCAACACCGCTTGAGATTTTACGTACGGTAAACGCTGAGTTTAAACCGCGGTTACGTTTAGCAATTACAACGCCTTCAAAAGCCTGTAAACGCTCACGCTCACCTTCACGTACTTTTACTTGAACCACAACGGTATCGCCGGGTGCAAAGCTTGGGCGCTCAATCAATTGAGCATTTTCGATGACCTGAACCAATGGATGCTTGTTGCTCATGAGAGTTATCTCCTCACATTAGATAATAGAGGCTTGACGCATATCACCTGTTTGTAATAATGGATCGTATCTTTTTAATGAGACACAACGTAAGTGGGTTATGACAAACGGCCATTATGCTATGACTCGTTTTGTTGTTGCTCAAAATTCTGTTGCTTAACTGTTTATCTTTTTAGCCGCTATCAACGCTGTTTTTTATCTGCTTTTGCCAATGCTTTTAGCCACTTTGCTTGCTCTACCGTTGGCGTAAACGCTTGCCATAAGTCTGGACGACGCGCTTGCGTACGTTCGACTTGCTGACTAAAGCGCCACTTCGCAATATTGGCATGGTGACCTGAAAGTAACACTTCAGGCACTGCCATACCCGCAAACTCATGCGGCTTAGTATAATGTGGACAATCAAGCAAGCCATCGACGAACGAGTCTTGCTCAGCTGACTTATCATCACCCATAATATCAGGCAGACGACGTATCACACTATCCATTAGCACCATTGCTGGTAGCTCACCACCGGTAAGTACGTAATCACCAAGCGATATTTCCATGTCAACATATTGCGATAGTAGGCGCTCATCAATGCCTTCGTAACGACCACATAATATAATCATGCCGTCATACTCAGTCATATCGACCACACTACTCTCACTCAGCGTCTGTCCTTGTGGCGACATATAAATCACCGGGCAGTACGCTTTGTCGACACGGCAGCCATGCTGACTTGCTCGCAAGCGCGCATCCTCAATCGCTTGGGATAATGGCTCAGCCATCATCACCATGCCAGGACCGCCACCATACGGACGTTCATCAATACGGCGATAATTATCACTGGTAAAATCACGCGGATTAATGCATTCAATCGTCACTTGTTTCTGAGTGACTGCTCGACCCGTGATTCCAAATTCACGAATCGTGGCAAACATCTCAGGGAAAATACTAATAACGGCAAAATACATTAGGTATCTACTTGCGCAGTGGCTAATATTGGCTAAATAAATCGGTGTTATTACTGATAAAGCTTAACCGCAAAGTTAAAATTATTATCAATAATCACTCGGCCATGCCACCAGCACTGTTTTTTCAGTCAGACTGACCTGTACTACAGTTTGCTTGTGCCATGGAATCAGGCGCTCATCGGCATCTAAGCTGTCTGAGTTTGCCGCAACCCGCATAATAGCGTGAGCGCCAGTCTCAAACATCTCAGTAATGTCGCCTAGATACTCATCCTGCTCATTTACAACGCGCAGGCTGACCAAATCCGACCAGTAATATTCATCTTCAGCGGGCTCTGGCAAGATGTCTTGCTCGACCCAAAGAGTTACCCCGTTCATAGTCTCAGCAACATTGCGATCAGGAATCTGCTCAAACTGAGCCACAATTCCTGTGCCTTGCTCACGCCAAGCCTTAACGGTTAAAGGTTTCATGCCGGTAGCAGTTTTCATCCACCAAGGTTTAATGTCAAATATCGCCGTACGATCATCTGTCTCACTAAATACCCAAAGCCAACCTTTGATGCCATAAGGCTTTTTGAGCTGACCAATTTTCATAAGGGCACTAGCGTTTGGAGCAGAGGACATAACGGCTAACCTAACAATGATGAACACAGCGAAGATAAATAAAATAAAAAGCAATTAAAAACGATAAACGCAGTTAAAAGCGATAAACAGTTAATGGCGTACCTAGTTAGACCAGTTACGCTATGTTTTTTTACTAAAGTCTATCGAGACTGCTTATAGACATGCTATCAGCGTCTCAGTGACCACAGAACTTAAGCAGTTGCTTCAGTTTGCGCGACAGACTTGTTGAAAGCTTTTACCAATGAAGCAACGCGATCTGAAGGTTGTGCACCTTTTGCGATCCACGCATTGTACGCTTCCATATTTAGGCGTACTGCTTCTTCAGACTCTTTAGCGAGTGGGTTAAAAAAGCCGATGTTTTCAATATAGCGACCGTCACGCGCGCGGCGTTGATCAGCAACAACTACTTGATAAAATGGGCGTTTCTTGGCACCGCCCCGTGCTAAACGAATAACAACCATGTGAATTCTCTCTTTCGCAGGTATACCAAAAAGGGCATAATTATATCACAGTCTTGATTTATTGAAAACATAAACTGCGCTTATTTAATTATTTATTAACAATAGCTTAAATGCCCATCGATGTAAAATACAATTGATCATTACCACTGATTTTTAACTGAAGATACTGCCTCTACATCATGTCCAAGTGGCTCGTTGCTGTATTATTCAGCGCTGTGTTATTCGGTGCTATATTACTCAGTACTATATTAGTGCAAATTTGAGTATTCAATTGTTGCCTACTGTTTTAAAGCCATCCGTGTCATTCATTGATTATGCTACTCTATAACATAGTCAGCGAGTGAATGATGCTATCGCCTACCGAATTGCGCCATCGCTCAAGAATATTAGCTATTACGCTACTCATAAGTATGGCATGTTGTTTTTGAACGACATAAAAAAGCACCATTTTTACACTAAACTCAATAAAGCATCTTTTAATATGTTGGATCCATATGACCACACCAAAATCGCAACCACGTCGCAAAGGGCGGTTTACGCGCTCTTACTCCAACACTTGGCTGACAACCTTGATGGTCTCTTTCATTGTTCTTATCAGTGTCAGCTTGTCGATTCTGTTTTTTTGGCGCAGTCTATATTTACCCGAGCTTAAAAACCATGCGCGTTACTTGACGAGCGAGCTGCAGTTGATGAATAGTGTCAACAAAGACTGGAAAAATCGTCCTGAAGTACGCCAATGGATTTATCAACACTCGCATGTCGTGGTAGTGAATAACCCTAATGACTTTCCAGCAGTGTCTGATAAGGCCTTTGTCGGCGTCTTTACTGATGTATTACAACGCGAAATCGGTGCGCAATTGGGTCGACCTGTTGAGGTTTATTTTAAATTCAAACCGACACCGCAGCTTTGGGTGCAAGACAGCCGTGATGACAGCTTTTGGATTCGTGAACCCGTGGTTTATTATTCGCAATATAGTCCAGCATTATTGGTGTTATTCCTCATTGGATTGCCTATTTTATCGCTGCTGACCATTATTCTACTGGCGCGGCAATTAAATCGTCCGCTACGATATTTACAGCGTGCTGCGACCAATTATATTCGGCTCGGTCATGCCACTACGTTGCCAACACAAAAAGGACCTACGGAGATACGTCAGGTCAACATGGCATTCAATCGTCTATTCACGACGTTAAATCAAGCACAAAAAGAGCGTACAATTATGCTCGCTGGTATCTCGCATGATCTGCGAACACCCTTAACTCGTATGCGTTTGACTGCTGAGATGCTACCTGATGACTTTTTCCGAGAGGGATTAATTTATGATATTGAAGACATGGATGCCATTTTAGAGCAGTTTATCTCCTTTATGAAAGATGGCTCCGATGAGCCAGTCAGCCTAACCAATTTGGATACTATCTTTAATGAGATCATGGTGCAATTTGCACCAATGGAGTTCATCTATCAATCAGAGTGTCACAAAGTGGTTCCTGTGCGCCCCATGTCTATCAAACGCCTTGTGATCAATCTGGTCAATAATGCCAAGCGTTATGGCAAACCGCCCATTTACCTATCAGCGACTGTTGTGCCAACTTTTATAGAAACCATTGAAGAGGAAGATAGCGATGTCGTCAGTGAAAATGTCGTCAATAGAGAGGCGCAAGAACAATTGCTGATATGTGTGCGTGACTGTGGTGATGGCGTTGCAGAAGATCAGTTAGAACGTATTATGCAGCCTTTTGAACGCGGAGAGACAGCACGTACCACACAAGGCAGTGGTTTAGGTCTAGCGATTGTCGATCGTATTGCCAGATTGCATCATGGGACGGTAGAAGCCATTAACCATCCCGACGGAGGTTTACAAGTGTGTGTGCGTATTCCCCTACTTTCCAAGGTTGCTGGAGATACAACCATGGCAGCCGATACACAAAAAACGCCTATCTTTAATGACAAGACAGGGAACAAAGAAGACTGATAGCCGCTGAACTGTTCATCACTAAAGCTAATAGATGCTCAAAACGATTCGCTGCGACTATTTAGTTGTATAGGTATAGCATCTAGTCTTTGTTTCCAATGATAGGTGGAATATATTTGGCGCTATTCGTAAACGCTAATGGCTGAGTAATATTTTCTTGCGCTGCTGTTAACGTTTGCGTCGTCGATGGCTGCTGCAAAAATAAGTAGTAGCCCAACGTTATTGCATTTAATACCACCAAACCACCAAATAAATATGGCATCCTTTGCCCTCCTCTGATTTAAAGCTATCTTTAAACCGTTAATAATAAAAATTAACCGACAATTCTATCTAAGGTGTGTATTCATTCTAAACATGAAATTGAGAACACTCCTTAGAAATTGAGCAAGTTTATTTGTCACACACTGCTTAATTGATACCGCTATTTTTATACTAAAAAATAACGACAATTCTGTGCAGTGGCATTATTTATCTTCAAACCCACGCTCGCTTTTTTCTTGCGTCAGTTCATCAGCAGCCAAAATTTGTGTCAGTGGCTTGATAGGCCACGTCATGACAAATCGTGCACCGCCAAGCTCTCGGCTCTCATCGACTTTCATACTACCATTAAACCAAAAGGCAATGCGCGATACAATAGACAAGCCTAAACCATAGCCGCCTGAGGCGCGTGTACGACTGTCATCTAAACGTGAAAATGGAATAAAGACCTTTTCGCGATCTGCTTCTGGAATACCATGACCATCGTCCTCAACACTAACAAAAGCATTACCCTTTCTGACGCCAGCACTAATGATAATCGTGGTCTCTGCATAACGTAAGGCATTGCCCGCCAGATTCTGAATCACACGGTGTAAATAACGCCTATCTGCGACAGCGGTTACTTTAGCATTCGGCAGCTTGGTTACTATTTTGATAGGCTTGCCCAAGGCATTGGTTTCACGCTCAATCTGCTCCAATAGCTCTCTAAGATTGACTGGTTCTAAATCCAGTTTTGGTGAGCCTTCTTCGAGCTTAGCATAAGTCAAAATCTCATCAATCAAACCATTAAGCGCTTCGATATCTTCATCAATAAAATCACGCTGCATAAAACGCGAGTCTTCGTCATCCGTATCAGCCAACATATCAACGGCAAAACGGATACGAGCCACCGGTGTACGCAGCTCATGTGATACCGCTCGCGTTAATTCTCGCTGCGACTCAATAAGGCGCTTGATATGCGAGGTCATGGCATTAAAAGTCGCGGCTAAACGGGCAATTTCATCCTGCCCAATGACTTGAACTTGACTTTCAAGATTACCTTTACTCACTTCATTGACGCCAACCTGAATCAACTGCAATTTACGCTCAAGTGGAAAAATCAACGCATACACGCCTAAGCTGATCAAAAACATGCTGATAAGAATCATACTAATAATCAGATTAAGTGGAAACCAATTGAATAATGGCACCGGACCAATCAATATCGCCATGTCATTGATTTCAGAAGGCACCACTACTCTAATAGCCGAATTACTTTTACTGCTATTGGTATCTTGTAAGGAAATAACCACTTCATCTCGGCGTAATCGTGCAAGCTGATCGGTATCCAAATCCAGTGTATTGACGGCTTTAAACTCTAAAGGAAAGGAAAACTTTTTTTCCAGCTCAGCCAAACGGGCACGCTTGTCAGATAACGTCACATAGTAAGACAAATCATCTAATAAAAACACAGCGATTGCCCGTACTTGCTGCTCAGTCACTTGCGATATTCTGGCGGTCAAAACGCTTTGATTGTCCGGTAGACGATAGTACACATCGGCATAGACAGGTTGCTCGGTATAACGAACGACCGTATTGCCATTTTCAA encodes:
- a CDS encoding DUF4442 domain-containing protein gives rise to the protein MSLLPTNFETLKRRAKQSIMPLLTPHLLKLRINTYAPYVGAGIRIDHLNLDQGLCVVSMGLNTLNKNIVGTQFGGSLYSMVDPFYMIMLMHQLGSSYVVWDKSSHIEFIAPGNSKVTARLKIPSNEITTIQELAKEGEPVFREYQADIVDDQQKIIATVTKTLYIRLRKYSKSKDQNSRIENLDG
- the rplS gene encoding 50S ribosomal protein L19, whose amino-acid sequence is MSNKHPLVQVIENAQLIERPSFAPGDTVVVQVKVREGERERLQAFEGVVIAKRNRGLNSAFTVRKISSGVGVERAFQLHSPIIDSIEVKRRGAVRRAKLYYLRERSGKSARIREKLAPRAPKAVKPKANA
- the trmD gene encoding tRNA (guanosine(37)-N1)-methyltransferase TrmD, which codes for MYFAVISIFPEMFATIREFGITGRAVTQKQVTIECINPRDFTSDNYRRIDERPYGGGPGMVMMAEPLSQAIEDARLRASQHGCRVDKAYCPVIYMSPQGQTLSESSVVDMTEYDGMIILCGRYEGIDERLLSQYVDMEISLGDYVLTGGELPAMVLMDSVIRRLPDIMGDDKSAEQDSFVDGLLDCPHYTKPHEFAGMAVPEVLLSGHHANIAKWRFSQQVERTQARRPDLWQAFTPTVEQAKWLKALAKADKKQR
- the rimM gene encoding ribosome maturation factor RimM (Essential for efficient processing of 16S rRNA) — protein: MSSAPNASALMKIGQLKKPYGIKGWLWVFSETDDRTAIFDIKPWWMKTATGMKPLTVKAWREQGTGIVAQFEQIPDRNVAETMNGVTLWVEQDILPEPAEDEYYWSDLVSLRVVNEQDEYLGDITEMFETGAHAIMRVAANSDSLDADERLIPWHKQTVVQVSLTEKTVLVAWPSDY
- the rpsP gene encoding 30S ribosomal protein S16; the protein is MVVIRLARGGAKKRPFYQVVVADQRRARDGRYIENIGFFNPLAKESEEAVRLNMEAYNAWIAKGAQPSDRVASLVKAFNKSVAQTEATA
- a CDS encoding ATP-binding protein — translated: MTTPKSQPRRKGRFTRSYSNTWLTTLMVSFIVLISVSLSILFFWRSLYLPELKNHARYLTSELQLMNSVNKDWKNRPEVRQWIYQHSHVVVVNNPNDFPAVSDKAFVGVFTDVLQREIGAQLGRPVEVYFKFKPTPQLWVQDSRDDSFWIREPVVYYSQYSPALLVLFLIGLPILSLLTIILLARQLNRPLRYLQRAATNYIRLGHATTLPTQKGPTEIRQVNMAFNRLFTTLNQAQKERTIMLAGISHDLRTPLTRMRLTAEMLPDDFFREGLIYDIEDMDAILEQFISFMKDGSDEPVSLTNLDTIFNEIMVQFAPMEFIYQSECHKVVPVRPMSIKRLVINLVNNAKRYGKPPIYLSATVVPTFIETIEEEDSDVVSENVVNREAQEQLLICVRDCGDGVAEDQLERIMQPFERGETARTTQGSGLGLAIVDRIARLHHGTVEAINHPDGGLQVCVRIPLLSKVAGDTTMAADTQKTPIFNDKTGNKED
- a CDS encoding ATP-binding protein → MSLVSSLKHSIFVRIYAGLLIVCLCVALFAQLLMDTINKERVQSYRENMATGAFHLVSEGIAHQESEEQREYWLSDASSLFGSEFKVLPIDEVDFNASELRRFENGNTVVRYTEQPVYADVYYRLPDNQSVLTARISQVTEQQVRAIAVFLLDDLSYYVTLSDKRARLAELEKKFSFPLEFKAVNTLDLDTDQLARLRRDEVVISLQDTNSSKSNSAIRVVVPSEINDMAILIGPVPLFNWFPLNLIISMILISMFLISLGVYALIFPLERKLQLIQVGVNEVSKGNLESQVQVIGQDEIARLAATFNAMTSHIKRLIESQRELTRAVSHELRTPVARIRFAVDMLADTDDEDSRFMQRDFIDEDIEALNGLIDEILTYAKLEEGSPKLDLEPVNLRELLEQIERETNALGKPIKIVTKLPNAKVTAVADRRYLHRVIQNLAGNALRYAETTIIISAGVRKGNAFVSVEDDGHGIPEADREKVFIPFSRLDDSRTRASGGYGLGLSIVSRIAFWFNGSMKVDESRELGGARFVMTWPIKPLTQILAADELTQEKSERGFEDK